From Salipiger profundus, a single genomic window includes:
- a CDS encoding branched-chain amino acid aminotransferase — protein sequence MEGAYDDRDGKIWLDGKLVEWRDAQVHVLTHALHYASSVFEGERAYNGKIFLGHEHSERLRFSAGELDFEIPYTADEIDAAKQEVLTANGFTNAYVRAVAWRGAGPDMGVASSRNPVRLAVAAWEWGNYYGDAKTKGAKLDIARWKRPSPETIPVHAKAAGLYMICTMSKHEAEAKGCSDALFMDYRGYVAEATGANIFFVKDGEVHTPLPDCFLNGLTRQTVIRLLKEKGVTVHERHIMPEELEGFEQCWLTGTAAEVTPVGQIGDYTFEVGALAQDIAKTYEAYVRS from the coding sequence ATGGAAGGTGCATATGACGACCGCGACGGAAAGATCTGGCTGGATGGCAAGCTGGTGGAGTGGCGGGACGCGCAGGTGCACGTACTGACCCATGCGCTCCACTATGCCAGCTCGGTCTTCGAGGGCGAGCGGGCCTACAACGGCAAGATCTTCCTCGGCCACGAGCACTCCGAGCGGCTGCGCTTCTCGGCGGGCGAGCTCGACTTCGAGATCCCCTACACCGCCGACGAGATCGACGCGGCCAAGCAGGAAGTGCTGACCGCCAACGGCTTCACCAACGCCTATGTCCGCGCGGTGGCGTGGCGCGGGGCCGGCCCCGACATGGGCGTCGCCTCGTCGCGCAACCCGGTGCGGCTCGCGGTGGCGGCCTGGGAATGGGGCAACTACTACGGTGACGCCAAGACCAAGGGCGCCAAGCTCGACATCGCGCGCTGGAAGCGTCCTTCGCCCGAGACCATCCCGGTCCATGCCAAGGCCGCCGGTCTCTACATGATCTGCACCATGTCCAAGCACGAGGCCGAGGCCAAGGGCTGCTCGGACGCGCTGTTCATGGACTACCGCGGCTACGTGGCCGAGGCGACCGGCGCCAACATCTTCTTCGTGAAGGACGGCGAGGTGCACACGCCGCTGCCCGACTGTTTCCTCAACGGCCTGACCCGGCAGACGGTGATCCGGCTGCTGAAGGAGAAGGGCGTGACCGTGCACGAGCGCCACATCATGCCGGAAGAGCTCGAGGGCTTCGAACAGTGCTGGCTCACCGGCACGGCGGCCGAGGTGACCCCGGTCGGCCAGATCGGCGACTACACCTTCGAGGTCGGCGCGCTGGCGCAGGACATCGCCAAGACCTACGAGGCCTACGTCCGCAGCTGA
- a CDS encoding aldo/keto reductase, which produces MKMNPLGRTGMTVSELCLGTMTYGNQTPPEDAHAQIERAFDAGINFMDTAEMYPVNPVTAETIGRTEEIIGDWFAKTGRRGDWILATKHTGDSRMVRDGAPISSDTIPGAIEGSLKRLKTDVIDLYQFHWPNRGSYHFRQNWTFDPSGQDRAATVQHMHDALGALSREVERGTIRAFGVSNDSAWGTAMLLRIAEETGGPRVASIQNEYSLLCRLADTDLAELMVNEDVGLLPYSPLAAGLLTGKYQGGAVPEGSRMALNGNLGGRKSERAFEAVDAYLAVAQEFGLDPVHMALAWSARRPFVASSIFGATRLDQLEHALGAVEVTLSDELLARLDETHRAHPMPY; this is translated from the coding sequence ATGAAGATGAATCCGCTTGGCCGGACCGGCATGACCGTGTCCGAGCTCTGCCTCGGCACGATGACCTACGGCAACCAGACGCCTCCCGAGGATGCCCACGCGCAGATCGAGCGCGCCTTCGATGCCGGCATCAACTTCATGGACACCGCCGAGATGTATCCGGTGAACCCGGTGACTGCCGAGACCATCGGCCGGACCGAGGAGATCATCGGCGACTGGTTCGCGAAGACCGGGCGGCGGGGCGACTGGATTCTCGCCACCAAGCACACCGGCGATTCCAGGATGGTGCGCGACGGCGCGCCGATCAGCTCCGACACCATCCCCGGCGCCATCGAGGGGTCGCTGAAGCGGCTGAAGACCGATGTCATCGACCTCTACCAGTTCCACTGGCCGAACCGCGGCAGCTACCATTTCCGGCAGAACTGGACGTTCGACCCCTCGGGGCAGGACCGTGCGGCGACGGTGCAGCACATGCATGACGCGCTGGGGGCGCTTTCGCGCGAGGTCGAGCGCGGCACCATCCGCGCCTTCGGCGTGTCGAACGACAGCGCCTGGGGGACTGCGATGCTGCTGCGGATCGCCGAGGAGACCGGCGGCCCGCGCGTGGCCTCGATCCAGAACGAGTATTCGCTGCTGTGCCGGCTGGCCGACACCGACCTCGCCGAGCTGATGGTGAACGAGGACGTGGGGCTGTTGCCCTATTCGCCGCTGGCGGCGGGGCTGCTCACCGGCAAGTACCAGGGCGGGGCAGTGCCCGAGGGTTCGCGCATGGCGCTCAACGGCAATCTCGGCGGGCGCAAGTCGGAGCGTGCCTTCGAGGCAGTCGACGCCTACCTGGCCGTTGCGCAGGAGTTCGGGCTCGACCCGGTGCACATGGCGCTCGCCTGGTCGGCAAGGCGGCCCTTCGTGGCCTCGTCGATCTTCGGGGCGACGCGGCTGGATCAGCTCGAGCACGCGCTCGGGGCGGTGGAGGTCACGCTGTCGGACGAACTTTTGGCGCGGCTCGACGAGACCCATCGGGCGCATCCGATGCCCTATTGA
- the dxs gene encoding 1-deoxy-D-xylulose-5-phosphate synthase: MAHKPHTPLLDRVTTPADIKRFSDAELEELAHELRAETIASVSQTGGHLGAGLGVVELTVALHAVFDAPRDKIVWDVSHQAYPHKILTGRRARMTTIRQKDGLSGFTKRSESPYDPFGAGHSSTSISAALGFAMARELGGVCDTGAGDAIAVIGDGAMSAGMAYEAMNNAGHLGKRLIVILNDNEMSIAPPTGAMSSYLSRLYAEAPFQDLKAAAKGAVSLLPPPFREGAKRAKEVLKTMTIGGTLFEELGFDYIGPIDGHDLHHLLPILRTVKARATGPILIHAVTTKGKGYAPAEGSPDKGHARAKFDVATGEQKKAPSNAPAYTKVFARELTRIASEDSRVCAVTAAMPDGTGLDLMAERYPDRVFDVGIAEQHGVTFSAGLAAGGMKPFCAMYSTFLQRGYDQIVHDVAIQRLPVRFAIDRAGLVGADGATHAGSYDISFMANLPGMVVMAAADEAELKHMVATAAAHDEGPIAFRYPRGEGTGVEMPEKGEVLEIGKGRMIREGSGAAILSFGTRLSEVMDACERLSARGIHPTVADARFAKPLDRDLILKLAAEHEALITIEEGAVGGFGSHVAQLLADEGVFDHGLKFRSMVLPDTFIDHASPADMYASAGLDAAKIEEKVLTTLGVDLLSRKA; encoded by the coding sequence ATGGCTCACAAGCCCCACACGCCGCTGCTCGACCGGGTCACCACGCCCGCCGACATCAAGCGATTTTCCGATGCAGAGCTCGAGGAGCTGGCGCACGAGCTGCGCGCCGAGACCATCGCCTCGGTTTCGCAGACCGGCGGCCATCTCGGCGCGGGTCTCGGCGTGGTGGAGCTGACCGTGGCGCTGCACGCGGTCTTCGATGCGCCGCGCGACAAGATCGTCTGGGACGTGAGCCACCAGGCCTACCCGCACAAGATCCTGACCGGGCGCCGCGCCCGGATGACCACGATCCGCCAGAAGGACGGGCTCTCGGGCTTCACCAAGCGCTCGGAGTCGCCCTACGATCCGTTCGGCGCGGGCCACAGCTCGACCTCGATCTCGGCAGCGCTCGGCTTTGCCATGGCACGCGAGCTGGGCGGCGTCTGCGACACCGGCGCGGGCGATGCCATCGCGGTGATCGGCGACGGGGCGATGTCCGCCGGCATGGCCTACGAGGCGATGAACAACGCCGGCCACCTCGGCAAGCGGCTGATCGTGATCCTGAACGACAACGAGATGTCCATCGCGCCGCCCACCGGCGCGATGTCGTCCTACCTGTCGCGCCTCTACGCCGAGGCGCCCTTCCAGGATCTCAAGGCTGCCGCCAAGGGCGCGGTCTCGCTGCTGCCCCCGCCCTTCCGCGAAGGTGCCAAGCGCGCCAAGGAAGTGCTCAAGACGATGACAATCGGCGGCACGCTCTTCGAAGAGCTGGGCTTCGACTACATCGGCCCCATCGACGGGCATGACCTGCATCACCTGCTGCCGATCCTGCGCACGGTGAAGGCCCGCGCCACCGGGCCGATCCTGATCCACGCGGTCACGACCAAGGGCAAGGGCTACGCGCCCGCCGAGGGCTCACCCGACAAGGGCCACGCCCGCGCCAAGTTCGACGTCGCCACCGGTGAGCAGAAGAAGGCGCCGTCGAACGCGCCGGCCTACACCAAGGTCTTCGCCCGCGAGCTGACCCGCATCGCCTCCGAGGATTCGCGGGTCTGCGCCGTCACCGCGGCGATGCCCGACGGCACCGGGCTCGACCTCATGGCCGAGCGCTACCCCGACCGCGTCTTCGACGTGGGCATCGCCGAGCAGCATGGCGTGACCTTCTCCGCGGGCCTCGCCGCCGGCGGGATGAAGCCCTTCTGCGCGATGTATTCGACGTTCCTGCAGCGCGGTTACGACCAGATCGTGCATGACGTCGCGATCCAGCGGCTGCCGGTGCGCTTCGCCATCGACCGCGCCGGGCTGGTGGGTGCCGACGGCGCCACCCATGCGGGCAGCTACGATATTTCCTTCATGGCCAACCTGCCGGGCATGGTGGTCATGGCCGCCGCCGACGAGGCCGAGCTGAAGCACATGGTGGCCACCGCCGCCGCGCATGACGAGGGACCCATCGCCTTCCGCTACCCGCGCGGCGAGGGCACCGGGGTCGAGATGCCGGAAAAGGGCGAGGTGCTCGAGATCGGCAAGGGCCGGATGATCCGCGAGGGCTCGGGCGCCGCGATCCTGAGCTTCGGCACGCGCCTCTCCGAGGTCATGGACGCCTGCGAACGGCTCTCGGCGCGCGGCATCCACCCGACGGTGGCCGACGCCCGCTTCGCCAAGCCGCTCGACCGTGACCTGATCCTGAAGCTCGCCGCAGAGCACGAGGCGCTCATCACCATCGAGGAAGGCGCCGTCGGCGGCTTCGGCAGCCACGTGGCGCAGCTTCTCGCCGACGAGGGCGTCTTCGACCACGGGCTGAAGTTCCGCTCGATGGTGCTGCCCGACACCTTCATCGACCACGCCAGCCCCGCCGACATGTATGCCTCGGCCGGCCTGGATGCCGCGAAGATCGAGGAAAAGGTGCTGACCACGCTCGGCGTCGACCTCCTGAGCCGCAAGGCCTGA
- a CDS encoding MarR family winged helix-turn-helix transcriptional regulator — protein MADGPGAQGHGGESLLYLTDEQLRQGIEAMYFAYRAFTADPDRILQGLDYGRAHHRAIHFINCTPGTTVNNLLSILGVTKQSLNRVLRTLIEDGMVESRVGRADKRERHLYLTQDGASLEYQLSEAQRARMRAAYRQAGPEAVAGFRKVLEAMMDPEMHRHYSGLRELRA, from the coding sequence ATGGCAGACGGGCCGGGCGCGCAGGGACATGGCGGAGAGTCGCTGCTCTACCTGACGGACGAACAACTGCGCCAGGGCATCGAGGCGATGTATTTCGCCTACAGGGCCTTTACCGCCGACCCCGATCGCATCCTGCAGGGGCTCGACTACGGGCGGGCGCATCACCGAGCGATCCATTTCATCAACTGCACGCCGGGCACCACGGTCAACAACCTGCTGTCGATCCTCGGGGTGACCAAGCAGTCGCTCAACCGTGTCCTGCGTACGCTGATCGAGGACGGGATGGTCGAAAGCCGCGTCGGCCGCGCCGACAAGCGCGAGCGGCACCTCTACCTGACGCAGGACGGTGCGTCGCTCGAATACCAGCTTTCCGAGGCCCAGCGCGCCCGGATGCGCGCCGCCTACCGGCAGGCGGGCCCCGAGGCCGTCGCGGGCTTCCGCAAGGTGCTCGAGGCGATGATGGACCCCGAGATGCACCGCCACTACTCCGGGCTCCGCGAGCTTCGGGCATGA
- a CDS encoding ABC transporter transmembrane domain-containing protein, with translation MAHGNPASAVADDREKSRKLGSLGALRPFLTPYKGLMVAAILALIATSAVSLALPMAVRRVVDNFGTEDGALLDKYFLAALGIAGLLAIGTAMRYALVTRLGERVVADIRKAVFGRVIGLSPVFYERIMTGEVLSRITTDTTLILSVIGSSISIALRNVLIFVGGLGLMLLTSAKLTGLVLLLVPVVIVPILTLGRRLRKLSRENQDWIAASSGNAAEALTAVQTVQAFTHEDISRNAFGEVTEKSFDAARRRVWTRALMTAIVIFLVFTGIVGVLWMGAWDVRAGDMSAGALVQFVIYSVMVAGAVAALSEIFGELQRAAGATERLVELLEVTDAVQDPAEPRALPAPVRGEIALDHVSFAYPSRPGVSALDDVSLDIRPGETVALVGPSGAGKTTIVQLIQRFYDPDAGTITLDGVPLSEMARDAFRKHIALVPQDPVIFAASARENIRFGRPDASDAEIEAAARAAAAHDFIEALPDGYDTWLGERGVMLSGGQKQRVAIARAILRDAPVLLLDEATSALDAESERAVQAAVDRLAEGRTTIIVAHRLATVKKADRIVVMEHGRVVAQGSHDALVSEGGLYARLARLQFTDGIAAE, from the coding sequence ATGGCACACGGAAACCCCGCATCCGCGGTGGCCGACGACCGCGAGAAATCGCGCAAGCTCGGTTCGCTCGGCGCCCTGAGACCGTTCCTGACGCCCTACAAGGGGCTCATGGTCGCCGCGATCCTCGCGCTCATCGCGACCTCGGCGGTCTCGCTGGCCCTGCCCATGGCGGTGCGCCGCGTGGTCGACAACTTCGGCACCGAGGACGGCGCGCTGCTCGACAAGTACTTCCTCGCCGCGCTGGGAATCGCCGGGCTGCTCGCCATCGGCACGGCGATGCGCTACGCGCTGGTCACCCGGCTGGGCGAGCGGGTCGTGGCCGACATCCGCAAGGCGGTGTTCGGACGCGTCATCGGGCTGTCGCCGGTGTTCTACGAACGCATCATGACCGGCGAGGTGCTGAGCCGCATCACCACCGACACCACGCTGATCCTGTCGGTCATCGGCTCGTCGATCTCGATCGCGCTGCGCAACGTGCTGATCTTCGTGGGCGGGCTCGGGCTCATGTTGCTCACCTCGGCCAAGCTCACCGGGCTGGTGCTGCTGCTCGTACCCGTGGTGATCGTGCCGATCCTCACGCTCGGTCGACGCCTGCGCAAGCTCTCGCGCGAGAACCAGGACTGGATCGCCGCCTCCTCCGGCAATGCCGCCGAGGCACTGACGGCGGTGCAGACCGTGCAGGCCTTCACCCACGAGGACATCTCGCGCAACGCCTTCGGCGAGGTCACCGAGAAGAGCTTCGACGCCGCCCGCCGCCGCGTCTGGACCCGGGCGCTGATGACCGCGATCGTCATCTTCCTGGTGTTCACCGGCATCGTCGGCGTGCTCTGGATGGGCGCCTGGGACGTGCGCGCCGGCGACATGAGCGCGGGCGCGCTGGTGCAGTTCGTGATCTACTCGGTGATGGTCGCGGGTGCCGTGGCCGCGCTGTCCGAGATCTTCGGCGAACTGCAGCGCGCCGCCGGCGCCACCGAGCGCCTGGTCGAGCTCCTCGAGGTCACCGACGCGGTGCAGGACCCGGCCGAGCCGCGCGCCCTGCCCGCCCCGGTGCGCGGCGAGATCGCGCTCGACCACGTGAGCTTCGCCTACCCCTCGCGGCCCGGCGTCTCGGCGCTCGACGACGTCAGCCTCGACATCCGCCCCGGCGAGACGGTGGCGCTGGTCGGCCCCTCCGGCGCCGGCAAGACCACCATCGTGCAGCTCATCCAGCGCTTCTACGACCCCGACGCCGGCACTATCACGCTCGACGGCGTGCCGCTCTCCGAGATGGCCCGCGACGCCTTCCGCAAGCACATCGCCCTGGTGCCGCAGGACCCGGTGATCTTCGCCGCCTCCGCGCGCGAGAACATTCGCTTCGGCCGCCCCGACGCCAGCGACGCCGAGATCGAGGCCGCGGCAAGGGCCGCCGCCGCGCATGACTTCATCGAAGCCCTGCCTGACGGCTACGACACTTGGCTCGGCGAGCGCGGCGTGATGCTGTCGGGCGGCCAGAAGCAGCGCGTGGCCATCGCCCGCGCGATCCTGCGCGACGCACCGGTCCTGCTGCTCGACGAAGCCACCTCGGCGCTCGATGCCGAAAGCGAACGCGCGGTGCAGGCCGCCGTCGACCGGCTCGCCGAAGGCCGCACGACGATCATCGTCGCGCACCGCCTCGCCACGGTGAAGAAGGCCGACCGCATCGTCGTCATGGAGCACGGCCGGGTGGTGGCGCAGGGCTCGCATGATGCGCTGGTCTCCGAAGGCGGCCTCTACGCCCGGCTCGCCCGCCTGCAGTTCACCGACGGCATCGCCGCGGAATAG
- a CDS encoding ATPase — protein sequence MNMASSAVMAPPPPKRLDDMNLPRIFMRDIALKTIFRKNANTVTALARAICLPIGTTQELIDLARSQSLLEAMGTLSASAGTEMSYQLTDSGKARALDALAQSEYFGAMPVPLHVYREQVERQSIRNIQIGRDQLLGAMGHLVLPENLISHLGPAVSSGRSILMYGPPGNGKSSISNGIRDAMGDKIYVPRAIEYSGQVISVYDPIVHSAAETAEDDPSRLRRSNRFDTRYVLCERPTVVTGGELTLDMLDLVYNPTARTYQAPLQLKSTGGIFIVDDLGRQSEPPQKLVNRWIVPLEESKDILALQSGEKFEVPFDTLVIFSTNFHPNEIFDQAALRRIFFKIKIDGPNQQDFLKIFALVARKKKMELDEASLVHLLKTKYPTIGNVYANYQPVFLIDQMIAVCDFEGWPYRMTPDLIDRAWANMFVRDETIVK from the coding sequence ATGAACATGGCATCCAGCGCCGTCATGGCGCCGCCGCCGCCGAAGCGGCTGGACGACATGAACCTGCCGCGCATCTTCATGCGCGACATCGCGCTCAAGACGATCTTCCGCAAGAACGCGAACACGGTGACCGCGCTTGCCCGCGCCATCTGCCTGCCCATCGGCACCACGCAGGAGCTGATCGACCTTGCCCGCTCGCAGAGCCTGCTGGAAGCGATGGGCACGCTCAGCGCCAGCGCGGGCACCGAGATGTCCTACCAGCTGACCGATTCCGGAAAGGCCCGCGCGCTCGACGCGCTGGCGCAGTCGGAATACTTCGGCGCGATGCCGGTGCCGCTGCACGTCTACCGCGAGCAGGTCGAGCGGCAGTCGATCCGCAACATCCAGATCGGCCGCGACCAGCTGCTCGGCGCGATGGGCCACCTCGTGCTGCCCGAGAACCTGATCTCGCACCTCGGGCCCGCCGTCAGCTCGGGCCGGTCGATCCTGATGTACGGGCCGCCGGGCAACGGCAAGTCGTCGATCTCGAACGGCATCCGCGACGCGATGGGCGACAAGATCTACGTGCCCCGCGCGATCGAGTATTCCGGCCAGGTGATCTCGGTCTACGACCCGATCGTGCATTCCGCCGCCGAAACCGCCGAGGACGACCCCTCGCGCCTGCGCCGCAGCAACCGGTTCGACACGCGCTACGTGCTGTGCGAGCGCCCCACCGTCGTGACAGGCGGCGAGCTGACGCTCGACATGCTCGATCTCGTCTACAACCCGACCGCGCGCACCTACCAGGCGCCGCTGCAGCTCAAGTCGACCGGAGGCATCTTCATCGTCGACGACCTCGGCCGCCAGTCCGAACCGCCGCAGAAGCTGGTGAACCGCTGGATCGTGCCGCTGGAGGAATCGAAGGACATCCTGGCGCTGCAATCGGGCGAGAAGTTCGAGGTGCCCTTCGACACGTTGGTGATCTTCTCGACCAACTTCCATCCGAACGAGATCTTCGACCAGGCGGCACTGCGCCGGATCTTCTTCAAGATCAAGATCGACGGCCCGAACCAGCAGGATTTCCTGAAGATCTTCGCGCTGGTCGCACGCAAGAAGAAGATGGAGCTCGACGAGGCCTCGCTCGTGCATCTTCTCAAGACCAAGTATCCCACCATCGGCAACGTCTACGCCAACTACCAGCCGGTGTTCCTGATCGACCAGATGATCGCCGTCTGTGACTTCGAAGGCTGGCCCTACCGGATGACGCCCGACCTGATCGACCGGGCCTGGGCGAACATGTTCGTGCGGGACGAAACCATCGTGAAATGA
- a CDS encoding SH3 domain-containing protein produces MRANVLKALALGVLVAGCGSAPDAVGGGDRYEVHGVDEGDMLKLRGGPGTGFDVYVGLPNGTVVRVNECTQTGGTRWCEVSLDRARGLTGWASWAYLREL; encoded by the coding sequence ATGCGGGCAAACGTCTTGAAGGCGCTGGCACTGGGCGTTCTGGTGGCAGGCTGCGGGAGCGCACCCGACGCCGTCGGCGGGGGCGACCGCTACGAGGTCCACGGCGTCGACGAGGGCGACATGCTGAAGCTGCGCGGCGGGCCGGGAACCGGTTTCGACGTCTACGTCGGGCTTCCGAACGGCACGGTGGTGCGCGTGAACGAGTGCACGCAGACCGGCGGCACCCGCTGGTGCGAAGTGTCGCTCGATCGGGCGCGGGGGCTGACGGGCTGGGCGTCGTGGGCCTACCTGCGCGAACTCTGA
- a CDS encoding polyprenyl synthetase family protein, whose protein sequence is MFRDSLEAGGRAVADHFDMVLGRFADLPVSHAMRYAVGGGKGLRGWLVLESARLHDVARDRALWPACAIEAIHAYSLVHDDLPCMDDDDLRRGQPTVHRKWDEATAVLAGDALQALGFEMVADPRCHDSAGVRADLALSLAQAAGGRGMVYGQALDMAAETTDRPLTLNEITELQAGKTGALITWSAQAGARLAEADLGPLTAYADRLGLAFQIADDILDIEGDAETVGKAVGKDAGRGKATFVSLLGLDTAKSRAEILVTEACDALSPYGARADTLREAARFVISRRN, encoded by the coding sequence ATGTTCCGTGACAGTCTCGAGGCCGGCGGCCGCGCCGTCGCCGACCATTTCGACATGGTGCTGGGCCGCTTCGCCGACCTGCCCGTGAGCCACGCGATGCGCTACGCGGTGGGCGGCGGCAAGGGCCTGCGGGGCTGGCTGGTGCTGGAAAGCGCGCGGCTGCACGACGTGGCGCGCGACCGCGCCCTCTGGCCCGCCTGCGCGATCGAGGCGATCCACGCCTACAGCCTCGTGCATGACGACCTGCCCTGCATGGACGACGACGACCTGCGCCGGGGCCAGCCCACGGTGCACCGCAAGTGGGACGAGGCCACCGCGGTGCTGGCGGGCGACGCGCTGCAGGCGCTGGGCTTCGAGATGGTCGCCGACCCGCGCTGTCACGACAGCGCCGGGGTGCGCGCCGACCTCGCGCTCAGTCTCGCGCAGGCCGCGGGCGGGCGCGGCATGGTCTACGGGCAGGCGCTCGACATGGCCGCCGAGACCACCGACAGGCCGCTCACGCTTAACGAGATCACCGAGCTTCAGGCCGGCAAGACCGGCGCGCTGATCACCTGGTCGGCGCAGGCCGGCGCGCGTCTGGCCGAGGCCGACCTCGGGCCGCTGACCGCCTATGCCGACCGGCTGGGGCTGGCGTTCCAGATCGCCGACGACATCCTCGACATCGAGGGCGACGCCGAGACGGTGGGCAAGGCCGTCGGCAAGGACGCAGGCCGCGGCAAGGCGACATTTGTCTCGCTTCTCGGCCTCGACACCGCGAAAAGCCGGGCCGAAATCCTTGTGACAGAGGCCTGCGACGCTCTATCTCCATATGGTGCGCGGGCCGATACCTTGCGGGAGGCCGCCCGCTTCGTTATCTCCCGCCGGAACTGA
- a CDS encoding histone deacetylase family protein, whose product MTTALLTHADCLGHVTPEGHPEQVARLDHVLHALEPFDLLRIGAPVAEDRDLTRAHPQSYIDRIAAAAPAEGETALDSDTWMSPGSMNAARRGVGAAIRAVDAVLSGEASNAFCATRPPGHHAERETPMGFCLFGNAAIAAKHALDHHGLERVAVVDFDVHHGNGTQDLLWDEPRTLFISSQQSPLWPGTGAASERGAHDNVLNLPLAPGSDSASMRAAYIEQAFPRLHDFRPDLLILSAGFDAHREDPLAQLAWETEDFRWLTRELCRIAADQCGGRVVSLLEGGYDLAALAAAARAHVYELIEAGK is encoded by the coding sequence ATGACCACAGCCCTGCTCACCCATGCCGACTGCCTCGGCCACGTCACCCCAGAGGGACACCCCGAACAGGTGGCGCGGCTGGACCACGTGCTGCACGCGCTCGAACCGTTCGACCTGCTCCGCATCGGCGCGCCGGTGGCCGAGGACCGCGACCTGACCCGCGCGCACCCGCAGAGCTACATCGACCGGATCGCAGCCGCCGCGCCGGCCGAGGGCGAAACGGCGCTCGATTCCGACACCTGGATGTCCCCCGGCTCGATGAACGCCGCCCGCCGTGGCGTGGGCGCCGCGATTCGCGCCGTCGACGCGGTGCTTTCCGGAGAGGCGTCGAACGCCTTCTGCGCGACCCGCCCGCCCGGCCACCATGCCGAACGCGAGACGCCCATGGGGTTCTGCCTGTTCGGCAACGCGGCCATCGCGGCGAAACACGCGCTCGACCACCACGGGCTCGAGCGCGTCGCGGTGGTGGATTTCGACGTCCATCACGGCAACGGCACGCAGGATCTGCTCTGGGACGAGCCGCGCACGCTGTTCATCTCGTCCCAGCAGTCGCCGCTCTGGCCCGGCACCGGCGCCGCCTCGGAACGCGGCGCGCATGACAACGTGCTGAACCTGCCGCTGGCCCCCGGCAGCGACAGCGCCTCGATGCGCGCGGCCTACATCGAGCAGGCCTTCCCCCGTTTGCACGACTTCCGCCCCGACCTGCTGATCCTGTCGGCCGGCTTCGACGCCCACCGCGAGGATCCGCTCGCGCAGCTCGCGTGGGAGACCGAGGATTTCCGCTGGCTCACCCGCGAACTGTGCCGGATCGCCGCCGATCAATGCGGCGGGCGGGTGGTCTCCCTGCTGGAAGGCGGCTATGATCTGGCTGCGCTCGCGGCTGCGGCCCGGGCCCATGTGTACGAACTGATCGAGGCAGGAAAATGA
- a CDS encoding response regulator, translating to MTDPDAHILIVDDDERIRGLLQKFLMRNGFLVSAARDAAHARRLLEGLDFDMIVLDVMMPGEDGISLTRAIREGRSTPIMLLTARGETEDRIKGLEAGADDYLGKPFEPKELLLRINAILRRMPDTSAADSAPKLLNLGEIRYDIERGEMWKGEDLVRLTATESQLMRIFSARPGEALSRSQLVEDLGRDKGQAQERAVDVQITRLRRKIESDPKQPRYLQTVRGAGYMLAPD from the coding sequence ATGACCGATCCCGACGCCCACATCCTGATCGTCGACGATGACGAGCGCATCCGGGGACTGCTTCAGAAGTTCCTGATGCGCAATGGCTTCCTCGTGAGTGCCGCCCGCGATGCGGCGCACGCCCGGCGACTGCTCGAGGGGCTCGACTTCGACATGATCGTGCTCGACGTGATGATGCCCGGCGAAGACGGCATCAGCCTGACCCGCGCCATCCGCGAGGGGCGCAGCACGCCGATCATGCTGCTGACAGCGCGTGGCGAGACCGAAGACCGGATCAAGGGGCTCGAGGCGGGCGCCGACGACTACCTCGGCAAGCCGTTCGAGCCCAAGGAGCTGCTGCTGCGGATCAACGCGATCCTGCGCCGGATGCCCGACACCAGCGCCGCCGACAGCGCGCCGAAGCTTCTGAACCTCGGCGAGATCCGCTATGACATCGAGCGGGGCGAGATGTGGAAGGGCGAGGACCTCGTGCGACTCACGGCGACCGAGAGCCAGCTCATGCGGATCTTCTCGGCCCGCCCGGGCGAAGCGCTGAGCCGCAGCCAGCTGGTCGAGGATCTCGGTCGCGACAAGGGGCAGGCACAGGAACGCGCGGTCGACGTGCAGATCACCCGCCTGCGCCGCAAGATCGAATCCGATCCGAAGCAGCCACGCTACCTGCAGACGGTGCGCGGCGCGGGGTACATGCTCGCGCCGGACTGA
- a CDS encoding exodeoxyribonuclease VII small subunit, producing MSETPVAEMSFEQAMAELEQVVGQLERGDVPLEQSIDLYKRGAELKSHCEAKLKSAEEKVAAIQVDAEGEPTGIKPVEGL from the coding sequence ATGAGCGAAACGCCGGTCGCGGAAATGAGTTTCGAGCAGGCGATGGCCGAGCTCGAGCAGGTTGTGGGCCAGCTCGAACGTGGCGACGTGCCGCTCGAGCAATCCATCGACCTCTACAAGCGGGGCGCCGAGCTGAAGAGCCACTGCGAGGCCAAGCTGAAGAGCGCCGAGGAAAAGGTCGCCGCGATCCAGGTGGACGCCGAGGGCGAGCCCACCGGCATCAAGCCCGTCGAGGGGCTCTGA